In Candidatus Binataceae bacterium, a single window of DNA contains:
- a CDS encoding AMP-binding protein, with protein sequence MLEGVVPWPEPAAELYRKLGYWRGEPIGDRFDRSVAENAARLAVVDGERRVTYRELGAAVERLALHFAERGVAYGRRVIFQLPNSFECVAAYFACLKTGAIPVATLPAHRHTEIGHLARFTDACAWLIPAEYRRFDYVGMAAELRPSLPSMREVFVRGARAEARMTLLGDLLDDPIEERIAPSALTQLRPRAGEIAVFQLSGGSTGLPKVIPRTHDDYLYNSLRLAECLGFERDGVALIAIPMMHNFPLLAAVQSGILMGAKIVLAPSPEAETVFPLIERERVTWICAVPAMAVSWLNDPRFKRTDFSSLRSMAVGGQRLNPEPARRILSEIGPVVTQVYGMAEGLCCSTRRGDPEEVIVNTQGRPICEHDELRIVGDDGREVAPGEVGELLCRGPYTPRGYYRAEEHNRGAFTPDGFYRTGDLVMMHPSGNLVIEGRRKDVINRGGEKISAEEMEDLVLSHPAVANAAIVAMPDEVMGERACAYVVLRAGQSLTFAELARHLEARRIARFKIPERLEIVERFPITAVGKISKKDLRADIVARLARAAGEKKAGGGF encoded by the coding sequence ATGCTCGAAGGCGTGGTGCCGTGGCCGGAGCCGGCCGCGGAGCTCTATCGAAAGCTGGGCTACTGGCGCGGCGAGCCGATCGGCGATCGCTTCGACCGCTCGGTCGCCGAGAACGCGGCGCGCCTGGCCGTGGTGGACGGCGAACGGCGCGTCACCTATCGAGAGCTGGGCGCGGCGGTCGAGCGGCTGGCGCTTCATTTCGCGGAGCGCGGCGTCGCCTACGGCCGGCGCGTGATCTTTCAGTTGCCCAACAGTTTCGAATGCGTCGCCGCGTATTTCGCCTGTCTGAAGACCGGCGCGATTCCGGTCGCGACGCTACCGGCCCATCGCCACACCGAGATCGGCCATCTTGCGCGCTTCACCGACGCCTGCGCATGGCTCATCCCGGCCGAGTACCGGCGCTTCGACTACGTCGGGATGGCGGCCGAGTTGCGCCCCTCCCTGCCGTCGATGCGCGAGGTGTTCGTGAGGGGTGCGCGCGCGGAGGCCCGGATGACGCTGCTCGGGGACCTGCTCGACGATCCGATCGAAGAACGGATCGCGCCCTCGGCGCTCACGCAGCTTCGCCCTCGCGCCGGCGAAATCGCAGTGTTCCAGCTTTCGGGCGGCAGCACGGGGCTGCCGAAGGTGATCCCGCGCACGCACGACGACTATCTCTACAATTCGCTACGCCTGGCCGAATGTCTGGGCTTCGAACGCGACGGTGTCGCGCTGATCGCGATCCCGATGATGCACAACTTTCCGCTGCTCGCCGCGGTGCAATCGGGAATCCTGATGGGCGCCAAAATCGTGCTTGCACCGTCGCCCGAAGCCGAGACGGTCTTCCCGCTGATCGAGCGCGAGCGCGTGACCTGGATTTGCGCGGTGCCCGCGATGGCGGTGAGCTGGCTCAACGATCCGCGCTTTAAGCGGACGGATTTCTCCTCGCTGCGATCGATGGCGGTCGGCGGCCAGCGGCTCAATCCCGAGCCCGCGCGGCGTATCCTCAGCGAAATCGGCCCGGTGGTGACGCAGGTTTACGGGATGGCCGAGGGGCTGTGTTGTTCGACTCGGCGCGGCGATCCGGAAGAAGTGATCGTCAACACCCAGGGCCGCCCGATTTGCGAGCACGACGAGCTGCGCATCGTCGGCGACGACGGCCGCGAGGTCGCGCCGGGCGAAGTCGGCGAGCTGCTGTGCCGCGGGCCCTACACGCCGCGCGGCTACTACCGCGCCGAAGAGCACAACCGCGGCGCGTTCACCCCCGACGGCTTCTACCGCACCGGCGATCTCGTGATGATGCATCCGAGCGGCAACCTGGTCATCGAAGGACGGCGCAAAGACGTGATCAATCGGGGGGGCGAGAAAATCAGCGCCGAGGAAATGGAAGACCTCGTGCTGTCGCATCCTGCGGTCGCCAATGCGGCGATCGTCGCGATGCCCGACGAGGTGATGGGCGAGCGCGCCTGCGCGTACGTGGTGCTGCGCGCGGGGCAGAGCCTGACCTTCGCGGAGCTCGCGCGCCATCTCGAGGCGCGCCGCATCGCCCGCTTCAAGATTCCCGAGCGGCTCGAAATCGTCGAGCGGTTTCCGATAACCGCGGTCGGCAAGATCTCCAAGAAGGATTTGCGCGCGGACATCGTGGCCAGGCTCGCGCGCGCGGCCGGCGAAAAGAAAGCGGGAGGCGGCTTCTAA